The Hahella sp. HNIBRBA332 genome window below encodes:
- a CDS encoding bifunctional diguanylate cyclase/phosphodiesterase, which yields MYKTSQACKTTALPKDSLIILGSHAKPRFIQTAQTNIATMASAPQKPAGVNSKRNAGARTSALLRADENESSYPPSKPVTVLLIEKCATDARRILDILHANTKYPFYIIWTQTPPASLKREYANTDVILLDASFLIHHSVKVLAQLQRIAPRVPILIMCATVQEEQEAETLVKSEVRQRVDFFAKNHVDAYWLPRALMLLIARQAAENLLAKGEKRAQQILNSIGDAVLATDLQGKVIYLNKMAENLTGWSYKDALGQPSSVVLTLINNQPQSKGADPIQQAIEENRILRMTDDCILVRRDGVELFIDDSIAPIHDGEDKVSGAVIVFHDVSAERTMAKEISHMAQHDSLTGLPNRALLEERFSSAVNLAKRNAKQIALLFIDLDFFKLVNDSLGHGVGDLLLRSVAERLEACVRATDTVSRHGGDEFVILLSELDKPEDAAHVAEKLTAAFCVPHIINDYKLHVSLSIGISVYPDDGSEMAFIMQNADIAMYHAKSSGRNNYQFFRADMNARTSKRLLLESKLRQALIEHEFILHYQPQIELVSGEITGAEALIRWRDPAAGIIPPSRFIPVAEECGLIISIGRWVLHEACRQMKAWRDLGYRPAPVSVNISALEFRNKDFLDSINDILEQYQVPPGLLKLELTESILMHDINSSTSVLDKLKSIGVLLAIDDFGTGYSSLSYLKRLPIDTLKIDQSFVRDLTMEKDDATIVSAVIGMGKNLGQKVIAEGVETLEQLNILRSYHCDEGQGFQFSRPLSADDFALFLATNNGVLTLD from the coding sequence ATGTATAAGACAAGCCAAGCCTGTAAAACAACCGCCTTACCAAAGGACTCTCTAATCATTCTTGGATCTCATGCCAAACCTCGCTTTATACAGACCGCGCAGACGAATATAGCGACGATGGCCTCTGCGCCCCAAAAACCCGCCGGCGTCAACTCAAAACGCAACGCCGGCGCGCGGACCAGCGCTTTGTTAAGGGCTGACGAAAATGAATCCTCCTACCCCCCCAGCAAACCTGTCACCGTGCTCCTAATAGAAAAATGCGCCACCGATGCACGTAGAATTCTGGATATTTTACACGCCAACACCAAATATCCTTTCTACATCATCTGGACACAAACTCCTCCCGCTTCACTTAAACGCGAATATGCAAATACGGATGTCATATTGCTGGACGCGTCTTTTTTAATTCATCACAGCGTTAAAGTGCTGGCGCAATTGCAGCGGATAGCGCCCCGCGTTCCTATCTTGATCATGTGCGCAACGGTACAAGAGGAACAGGAGGCGGAAACCTTGGTGAAGTCTGAAGTGCGCCAAAGGGTCGACTTTTTCGCCAAGAATCACGTCGACGCCTACTGGTTGCCGCGAGCGTTAATGCTATTGATTGCTCGCCAGGCCGCTGAAAACTTATTGGCGAAAGGGGAAAAACGCGCGCAACAGATCCTGAACTCCATAGGCGACGCGGTGTTGGCGACCGATCTGCAAGGTAAGGTGATTTATCTGAATAAGATGGCGGAAAATCTGACAGGCTGGTCTTACAAAGACGCTCTGGGTCAACCCTCTTCTGTGGTGCTCACATTAATCAACAATCAGCCTCAATCGAAGGGCGCCGACCCCATACAGCAGGCTATTGAGGAGAATCGCATATTAAGGATGACGGATGATTGCATCCTGGTTCGACGGGATGGCGTGGAGCTCTTTATTGATGACTCTATTGCGCCGATTCACGATGGCGAGGACAAAGTATCCGGGGCGGTTATCGTATTTCATGACGTTTCGGCGGAGCGGACAATGGCCAAGGAAATATCGCATATGGCCCAACACGACTCCCTGACCGGACTGCCCAACCGCGCGTTGCTGGAGGAACGATTTTCCTCCGCCGTCAATCTGGCCAAACGCAACGCCAAGCAAATAGCCTTACTGTTTATTGACCTCGACTTCTTCAAGCTGGTCAATGATTCCCTCGGCCATGGCGTGGGCGACCTGCTGCTTCGCTCTGTCGCGGAGAGACTGGAAGCCTGCGTACGTGCGACGGACACTGTCAGTCGTCATGGCGGAGACGAGTTTGTCATATTGCTAAGCGAGCTGGACAAACCGGAAGACGCCGCCCATGTAGCCGAGAAGCTGACGGCGGCTTTCTGCGTCCCTCATATCATCAACGACTATAAACTTCATGTCAGCTTGAGCATCGGCATCAGTGTTTATCCAGATGATGGAAGCGAGATGGCGTTCATTATGCAAAATGCGGACATCGCCATGTATCACGCCAAGAGCAGCGGCCGCAATAACTATCAGTTCTTCAGAGCCGACATGAATGCTCGCACCAGCAAGCGACTGCTTTTGGAGAGCAAACTCCGCCAGGCCTTGATAGAGCATGAGTTTATCTTGCACTACCAGCCCCAGATAGAGCTGGTTTCCGGGGAGATCACCGGCGCAGAAGCGCTGATCCGCTGGCGCGACCCTGCCGCAGGGATTATTCCACCGAGTCGATTTATACCCGTTGCAGAGGAATGCGGGCTCATTATTTCAATCGGACGCTGGGTGCTGCACGAGGCATGCCGTCAGATGAAAGCTTGGCGCGATCTGGGATATCGGCCGGCGCCGGTTTCGGTGAATATATCGGCGCTGGAGTTCAGAAATAAAGACTTTCTGGACAGCATCAATGACATATTGGAGCAGTACCAAGTGCCCCCGGGATTGCTGAAGCTGGAATTGACCGAAAGCATTCTTATGCATGACATCAACTCGTCCACAAGCGTGCTGGACAAGCTTAAATCCATTGGCGTGCTTCTGGCCATCGACGACTTCGGAACCGGCTATTCAAGCCTGAGCTATCTGAAACGATTGCCAATAGACACCCTAAAAATAGACCAGTCTTTCGTACGCGATCTGACAATGGAAAAAGACGACGCCACCATTGTCAGCGCGGTCATTGGCATGGGGAAAAACCTTGGCCAGAAGGTCATTGCTGAGGGTGTGGAAACACTTGAACAACTTAACATTCTGCGCAGCTACCACTGTGATGAAGGACAGGGTTTCCAATTCAGCCGGCCCCTGTCGGCGGATGACTTCGCCCTGTTCCTCGCAACCAATAACGGCGTTTTAACGCTGGATTAG
- a CDS encoding sugar phosphate nucleotidyltransferase: MRIYNPEKIMNDSDTTRAHPKRNNHWAIVLAGGDGKFMKQNTLHWFGHERPEQFCCFNGNKTLLDQTWERAERLVFRKNIITTALVSHKKYFDEYLEGDSPGSTLYQPVNCGTAPSVMMSLAHILAQDENASIIILPSDHYIHQENTFSLLARRTLDLTEKYEDKVILFGAEATWGNPDYGWLETSGPSDYNSLMDGDMHELSQVLAIHTRPTSSLVHRLYRRNALWNTSIIACKAKTLWRLCSKYLPGLFERSEHVHKVVSHFSRYKEGSDYITTAISHAYYHLTKSDMYRSFLRCAVSDCLSVRMANLDWVDWGRPERIIETIKKYSLAPSFDLNIGLSQASKS, translated from the coding sequence ATGCGTATTTATAATCCAGAAAAAATCATGAATGATTCAGATACAACGAGAGCTCATCCTAAAAGAAATAATCACTGGGCGATTGTTTTAGCGGGCGGCGATGGCAAATTCATGAAGCAAAACACCCTTCACTGGTTTGGACATGAGCGGCCAGAACAATTTTGCTGTTTCAACGGAAATAAAACATTATTGGATCAGACATGGGAAAGAGCGGAACGGCTTGTTTTCAGGAAAAATATTATCACCACCGCATTGGTCAGCCATAAAAAATACTTTGATGAATATCTTGAAGGGGACTCCCCGGGAAGCACTTTATATCAGCCGGTAAACTGCGGCACCGCCCCTTCTGTCATGATGTCATTAGCGCATATTCTGGCGCAGGATGAAAATGCATCCATTATCATCCTTCCTTCTGATCATTACATCCACCAGGAAAACACCTTCTCTTTGCTTGCCAGACGCACACTGGATTTAACTGAGAAATATGAGGACAAGGTGATTTTATTTGGCGCAGAAGCCACTTGGGGCAACCCGGATTATGGCTGGCTTGAAACATCCGGTCCATCTGATTATAACTCGCTTATGGATGGCGATATGCATGAACTGTCTCAGGTGCTCGCCATTCACACTCGTCCAACGTCTTCGCTGGTGCATCGGCTATACCGGCGCAATGCGCTCTGGAATACATCCATCATTGCCTGCAAAGCCAAGACATTGTGGCGATTATGTTCGAAATACCTGCCCGGTCTGTTTGAACGTTCTGAACATGTTCACAAAGTCGTTAGTCACTTCAGTAGATATAAAGAAGGCAGCGATTATATAACAACCGCCATTTCCCATGCTTATTATCATCTCACCAAAAGCGACATGTATCGAAGCTTTTTAAGATGCGCCGTCTCCGATTGTTTATCCGTACGCATGGCCAATCTTGATTGGGTTGACTGGGGGCGCCCTGAGCGCATCATAGAAACGATAAAAAAATACAGTCTGGCGCCAAGTTTTGATCTAAATATTGGGCTTTCTCAAGCATCCAAATCCTAA